The following proteins come from a genomic window of Heyndrickxia acidicola:
- the thpR gene encoding RNA 2',3'-cyclic phosphodiesterase produces the protein MTGTHYFFALALPEEIKQYLYEMTKEIRHSFPFKKWVHQEDYHITLAFLGRTEPEKLEDTLECLHSSLSAIASFPLELDHLGIFGKQEAPRILWAGVKESDSLNNLRNQVYNCCLKAGFILDSKPFAPHITLSRKWTEKEPFSSQKLHTIIKEKQLFTGNRVVLYQTHLDRIPKYEEKKVFLLN, from the coding sequence ATGACTGGTACGCATTATTTTTTCGCTTTGGCGCTTCCTGAAGAAATAAAGCAGTATTTATATGAAATGACGAAAGAAATCCGACATTCCTTTCCGTTTAAAAAGTGGGTTCACCAAGAGGATTATCATATAACCTTGGCTTTTTTGGGGCGGACAGAGCCGGAAAAGCTTGAAGATACTCTGGAATGTCTTCATTCTTCTCTTTCAGCTATTGCATCCTTTCCTCTTGAATTGGATCACTTAGGGATATTTGGCAAACAGGAGGCTCCCCGAATTCTGTGGGCAGGAGTAAAGGAATCCGACTCTCTGAACAATTTAAGGAACCAGGTTTATAATTGCTGTTTAAAAGCGGGTTTTATACTGGATTCAAAACCATTTGCCCCGCATATTACCCTTTCACGCAAATGGACTGAAAAAGAACCATTCTCAAGTCAAAAGCTTCATACTATAATAAAAGAAAAGCAATTATTTACAGGCAATCGGGTTGTTTTATATCAAACACATCTAGATCGGATACCAAAATACGAAGAAAAAAAGGTATTCTTGTTAAACTGA
- a CDS encoding NERD domain-containing protein translates to MGQLIKLQDYISRYEIDHLRYPAQFMRLKKQQWLLLKEAWKNGEHLHKEDPETAKEEQWGLIKKFKSILKKEKLESGLEDQSKDKAEEFNFTFSPLLHYLPETEEELKKIFLDQFFSFQIKWASSTIWDQSFVDSRYYRDDKLKYLLQRFPDTFLVFYQPVFMVKKAPVEMNVLLVTPTDIWCLVFIEEEKDEVYIGSTEHFWVKRSSRAERKILNPVIDLNRMAKIIKPILTENDVELPVRMGIICREGYIDFPDAPYDLALIDKRRYPDWFRQQRGLHSPIKHMQLKAVKALLDNCQTSYVPRSPVEQEIMDKSE, encoded by the coding sequence ATGGGACAGTTAATAAAGCTGCAGGACTATATTTCAAGATATGAAATTGATCATTTGCGATATCCTGCACAATTTATGCGCTTGAAAAAACAGCAGTGGCTGCTTCTGAAAGAAGCGTGGAAAAATGGCGAACATCTGCATAAAGAAGACCCTGAGACCGCCAAGGAAGAACAGTGGGGTTTGATAAAAAAATTCAAGAGCATTTTGAAAAAAGAAAAACTGGAAAGCGGGCTTGAGGATCAAAGCAAAGATAAAGCAGAGGAATTCAATTTCACTTTTTCACCTTTGCTCCACTATCTGCCGGAAACGGAAGAAGAGCTCAAAAAGATATTTTTAGACCAGTTTTTTTCCTTTCAAATTAAATGGGCAAGCAGCACGATATGGGATCAATCCTTTGTCGATTCACGCTACTACCGTGACGATAAGCTGAAATATTTACTGCAGCGGTTTCCTGATACGTTTTTAGTTTTTTACCAGCCTGTTTTTATGGTGAAAAAAGCACCAGTAGAAATGAACGTACTTCTCGTCACGCCAACGGATATTTGGTGCCTGGTTTTTATTGAAGAGGAAAAAGATGAGGTGTATATTGGTTCTACCGAACATTTCTGGGTAAAACGTTCAAGCAGGGCAGAAAGAAAGATTTTAAACCCCGTAATTGATTTGAACAGAATGGCAAAAATAATAAAGCCGATCCTTACCGAAAATGATGTTGAACTGCCTGTTAGGATGGGGATCATCTGCCGTGAGGGCTATATAGATTTTCCAGATGCCCCCTATGATCTGGCGCTGATTGATAAAAGAAGATATCCGGACTGGTTCCGGCAGCAAAGGGGCCTTCATTCTCCCATTAAGCATATGCAGCTGAAAGCCGTTAAAGCGCTTTTGGATAACTGCCAGACTTCGTACGTTCCCAGAAGCCCTGTGGAACAAGAGATTATGGACAAAAGTGAATAA
- a CDS encoding phosphotransferase family protein — protein sequence MLEHILGQGWEIIPAGGATGEAFFAKHQEKKLFLKRNSSPFLAVLSAEGIVPKLVWTKRMENGDVITAQEWLNSRELKPDEMNQDRVAKLLKKIHTSKPLLTMLQRLGMAPFEPEMMLAEVETCLDSELLSLPIIMQSIQFLQDHIDRMEYENYVVCHGDINHNNWLLTDEVNQLYLIDWDGPMIADPALDIGMLLYLYISNEDWDQWLEQYGIEETDSLHMRMKWYVISQILLSIQWHKDKNRLDEMNHWIDFLESIV from the coding sequence ATGTTGGAACACATACTTGGTCAAGGGTGGGAAATAATCCCTGCCGGCGGGGCAACAGGAGAAGCATTCTTTGCCAAACATCAAGAAAAAAAGCTTTTCTTAAAAAGAAACTCATCTCCTTTTCTGGCAGTATTATCAGCAGAGGGGATCGTGCCTAAGCTTGTTTGGACGAAAAGAATGGAGAATGGCGATGTCATTACAGCTCAAGAATGGTTAAACAGCAGGGAATTAAAGCCTGACGAAATGAACCAAGACCGTGTTGCCAAGCTACTCAAAAAAATTCATACCTCAAAGCCATTGCTAACCATGCTTCAGAGACTAGGCATGGCTCCATTTGAACCTGAAATGATGTTGGCTGAAGTGGAGACTTGTCTGGATAGTGAGCTTTTATCCTTGCCTATCATAATGCAATCCATTCAGTTTCTGCAGGATCATATTGACAGGATGGAGTATGAAAATTATGTGGTGTGCCATGGCGATATCAATCATAATAATTGGCTGCTTACAGATGAGGTTAACCAGCTTTATTTGATTGATTGGGACGGTCCCATGATTGCTGATCCTGCTTTGGACATAGGAATGCTCTTATATTTATATATCTCCAATGAGGATTGGGATCAATGGCTGGAACAGTATGGGATTGAGGAAACGGATAGTTTGCATATGCGCATGAAATGGTATGTTATTTCACAAATTCTGCTATCTATTCAATGGCATAAGGATAAAAACCGCCTTGACGAAATGAACCATTGGATCGATTTTTTGGAATCGATTGTTTAA
- a CDS encoding YtzH-like family protein: MPLTHQHQLSLLKDILNEHQTECCGSVAECEQLERLVKSLMVNPNIQENLMSTLDEVYQYGQSGRNSPNLDNHILSHQENLSQWVDHVNSYC, encoded by the coding sequence ATGCCTTTAACTCACCAGCATCAGCTCAGCCTCTTGAAAGATATTTTAAACGAGCATCAAACCGAATGCTGCGGCTCAGTGGCCGAATGTGAGCAGCTTGAGCGCTTAGTAAAATCTTTAATGGTGAATCCTAATATTCAGGAAAACCTAATGTCCACATTGGATGAGGTTTATCAGTATGGCCAGAGCGGCCGTAATTCACCAAATTTGGACAATCATATTCTTTCACATCAGGAAAACCTGTCTCAATGGGTAGACCATGTCAATAGCTACTGCTAA
- the trmB gene encoding tRNA (guanosine(46)-N7)-methyltransferase TrmB: protein MRLRHKPWAEDKLKAYPQYVVQQPEQWKGKWGEVFQNDQPLHIEVGTGKGQFITGMAKANPHINYLGIEMQTSVIVSALDRIIDEELPNVKLLCVDGSKLLEFFAKGDVNRVYLNFSDPWPKKRHEKRRLTYKGFLKLYEDIMVNEGEVHFKTDNQGLFEYSLMSFSHYGLLLNFVSLDLHKSEFEGNIMTEYEEKFSEKGQRIYRCEVKYPR from the coding sequence ATGCGTTTACGACATAAACCCTGGGCAGAAGACAAACTGAAGGCGTATCCTCAGTATGTTGTTCAGCAGCCTGAACAGTGGAAAGGAAAATGGGGAGAAGTTTTTCAAAACGATCAGCCCCTTCATATTGAAGTCGGGACCGGAAAAGGGCAATTTATTACTGGGATGGCAAAAGCCAATCCCCATATTAACTATCTCGGAATTGAAATGCAGACAAGCGTTATTGTCTCTGCATTGGACAGGATCATTGATGAAGAATTGCCCAATGTAAAATTATTATGTGTAGATGGAAGCAAACTATTGGAGTTTTTTGCAAAAGGCGATGTTAATAGGGTCTACCTTAACTTTTCTGATCCATGGCCAAAAAAACGCCACGAAAAGCGCAGGCTTACGTATAAAGGCTTTCTGAAGCTATATGAAGATATTATGGTGAATGAAGGTGAAGTTCACTTTAAAACGGATAATCAAGGGCTGTTTGAATACTCATTAATGAGCTTTTCCCATTATGGCTTGCTATTGAATTTTGTCAGTCTTGATTTGCACAAGAGTGAATTTGAAGGTAATATCATGACGGAATATGAAGAAAAATTCTCTGAAAAAGGACAGCGTATTTACCGCTGTGAAGTGAAATATCCCCGTTAA
- a CDS encoding YtnP family quorum-quenching lactonase, giving the protein METIKIGDLTLRWLNGGVTNMDGGAMFGVVPKPLWSKKYDVNEKNQIELRTDPILFTLNGKNILIESGIGSGKLTDKQKRNYGVTEESKVENSLKETGLTPEDIHIICMTHMHFDHASGLTKKSDDGYESVFPNAVIYTSEVEWDEMRNPNIRSKNTYWQENWQAIEHQVKTYTEQVEIFPGLKMIHTGGHSDGHSIILLESNGEKAIHMADLMPTHAHQNPLWVLAYDDYPMTSIKAKQEYISSAIQSNTWFIFYHDAVYRALKWDEEGKTITDSVKRVR; this is encoded by the coding sequence ATGGAAACAATAAAGATAGGGGATTTAACATTACGCTGGCTTAACGGCGGTGTTACCAATATGGATGGAGGCGCCATGTTTGGTGTAGTGCCTAAACCGTTATGGTCTAAAAAGTATGACGTCAATGAAAAAAATCAGATTGAGCTGAGGACGGATCCCATTCTATTTACCTTGAACGGGAAAAATATACTAATTGAATCTGGTATTGGTTCTGGTAAATTGACCGATAAGCAAAAAAGAAATTATGGAGTTACAGAGGAATCGAAAGTTGAGAATTCCCTTAAAGAGACTGGGCTAACGCCTGAAGATATTCATATTATCTGTATGACTCATATGCATTTTGATCATGCAAGCGGATTGACAAAAAAGTCGGATGACGGATATGAATCGGTTTTTCCCAATGCCGTTATTTACACTTCTGAGGTAGAATGGGACGAAATGCGAAATCCAAATATCCGGTCCAAAAATACATACTGGCAGGAAAACTGGCAGGCGATTGAACATCAGGTTAAAACTTATACCGAGCAAGTGGAGATTTTCCCGGGGTTAAAAATGATTCATACTGGCGGGCATAGTGACGGCCATTCCATTATCCTGCTTGAAAGCAATGGTGAAAAAGCGATTCATATGGCGGATTTAATGCCAACGCATGCTCATCAAAATCCGCTTTGGGTACTTGCCTATGATGATTACCCGATGACATCCATTAAAGCCAAGCAAGAATACATTTCAAGCGCAATTCAAAGCAACACCTGGTTTATTTTTTACCATGATGCCGTTTACCGTGCCCTAAAGTGGGATGAAGAAGGAAAAACCATAACCGATAGTGTAAAAAGAGTGAGATAA
- a CDS encoding PepSY domain-containing protein, with amino-acid sequence MNWKTFVSGAVIGAAAGYYVNKTVKKSAYISAEAVLGGVKKAFKEEGSIDGSWIQMTMEEYEKTPIKAKVYRGGITWRKDGERLQYEFIADARTGTVIDVYPVS; translated from the coding sequence ATGAACTGGAAAACCTTTGTGTCAGGTGCAGTAATCGGTGCAGCGGCCGGTTATTATGTTAATAAAACCGTAAAAAAATCTGCTTACATATCAGCTGAAGCTGTTCTGGGAGGCGTAAAAAAAGCTTTTAAAGAGGAAGGCTCCATTGATGGATCATGGATTCAAATGACAATGGAGGAATACGAGAAAACTCCTATTAAAGCAAAAGTATACCGCGGTGGCATCACTTGGAGAAAAGACGGCGAAAGGCTGCAATACGAATTCATCGCAGATGCCCGTACTGGTACGGTTATAGATGTCTATCCTGTAAGCTAA
- a CDS encoding M42 family metallopeptidase: MDKETLELFKTLTELPGASGSEHFVRKFMREQLQKYSDEVIQDRLGGIFGLKKGNEKDPVVMVAGHMDEVGFMVTAITDNGMVRFQTLGGWWSQVLLAQRVQIMTDNGPIIGVVGSIPPHLLDDSQRNKPMDIKNMLIDIGADDKDDAIRIGIVPGQQIVPICPFTPMANEKKIMAKAWDNRYGCGLAIELLKELQGEQLPNILYSGANVQEEVGLRGAQTAANMIKPDIFYALDASPANDASGDKNEFGQLGKGTLLRIYDRSMVTHKGMREFILDTAESHGIPYQYFISQGGTDAGRVHTSNEGVPSAVIGICSRYIHTHASIIHVDDYAAAKELLVKLVKTTDRTTVEAVRGK; encoded by the coding sequence ATGGATAAAGAAACACTGGAGCTTTTTAAAACATTAACAGAATTGCCGGGCGCATCCGGGAGCGAGCATTTTGTAAGAAAATTTATGCGTGAGCAGCTTCAAAAGTATTCGGATGAAGTGATTCAGGATCGCCTTGGCGGTATTTTCGGGCTCAAAAAAGGGAATGAAAAAGACCCTGTTGTCATGGTTGCTGGCCATATGGATGAGGTTGGCTTTATGGTCACTGCTATTACGGATAATGGAATGGTGCGCTTCCAAACTCTCGGCGGCTGGTGGAGCCAGGTCTTGTTAGCACAAAGAGTGCAGATCATGACAGATAATGGCCCTATTATCGGAGTGGTGGGATCCATTCCTCCGCACCTGCTGGACGACAGCCAGCGCAATAAGCCAATGGACATTAAAAATATGCTTATTGATATTGGAGCTGATGATAAGGATGATGCTATCCGTATTGGGATTGTTCCTGGACAGCAGATTGTTCCGATTTGTCCTTTCACGCCTATGGCAAATGAAAAGAAAATTATGGCCAAAGCCTGGGATAACCGTTATGGATGCGGGTTAGCCATTGAATTATTAAAGGAACTTCAAGGAGAACAGCTGCCAAATATCCTGTATTCGGGTGCCAATGTACAGGAGGAGGTTGGCCTTCGGGGAGCGCAGACAGCTGCAAACATGATCAAGCCGGATATTTTCTATGCTTTGGATGCAAGTCCTGCCAATGATGCTTCTGGAGATAAAAATGAATTTGGCCAGCTTGGCAAAGGAACATTACTTAGGATTTATGACCGTTCCATGGTGACCCATAAAGGAATGAGGGAATTTATTCTTGACACTGCTGAGAGCCATGGAATTCCTTATCAATACTTTATTTCTCAGGGAGGAACAGATGCCGGAAGAGTACATACATCAAACGAAGGTGTTCCAAGTGCTGTCATAGGGATTTGTTCTAGATACATCCATACACATGCTTCCATAATACATGTCGATGATTATGCAGCTGCGAAGGAATTGTTAGTGAAGCTTGTAAAAACAACGGATCGGACCACTGTAGAGGCTGTTCGCGGAAAATAA
- a CDS encoding DUF84 family protein — MKVVVGSTNPAKVEAVKIAFLDKWKDAVILSAETESGVNGQPFSDEETIEGAINRANGAVLHESADIGIGLEGGVIETKQGLCMCNWGAMSVNGSHPFIAGGARILLPEEIAVRLRGGEELGAVMDEYAQKKDVRKKEGAIGIFTAGLVTRDEMFAHVMKLLIGQYLYTIG, encoded by the coding sequence ATGAAGGTCGTAGTAGGTTCAACAAATCCTGCAAAGGTGGAAGCTGTCAAAATAGCTTTTTTGGATAAATGGAAGGATGCCGTTATTTTGTCTGCTGAAACGGAGTCAGGTGTAAACGGACAGCCTTTTTCCGATGAAGAGACCATCGAAGGAGCCATTAACAGAGCTAATGGAGCAGTATTACATGAGTCTGCCGATATTGGAATCGGATTGGAAGGCGGAGTGATTGAAACAAAACAGGGGCTATGTATGTGTAATTGGGGAGCAATGTCCGTTAATGGAAGCCATCCCTTTATAGCAGGCGGAGCAAGGATTTTACTTCCGGAGGAAATTGCCGTTCGGCTTAGAGGCGGGGAAGAGCTTGGAGCAGTTATGGATGAATATGCTCAAAAAAAGGACGTCCGAAAGAAAGAAGGAGCCATTGGCATTTTTACAGCAGGGCTGGTGACAAGAGATGAAATGTTTGCCCACGTGATGAAATTGTTAATTGGGCAGTATTTGTATACCATTGGTTAA
- a CDS encoding thioredoxin family protein, with protein MKKLQSMDEFKELKEKGRHIFMFSADWCPDCRFIDPVLPEIEEQFKEYTFVYVDRDDLIDLCADLSVFGIPSFVAFQDGEELGRFVSKDRKTKEEIEKFISGLSK; from the coding sequence ATGAAGAAATTACAATCAATGGATGAGTTTAAAGAATTGAAAGAAAAGGGCCGCCATATTTTTATGTTTTCTGCAGATTGGTGCCCGGATTGCCGTTTTATTGATCCGGTGCTTCCTGAGATTGAAGAGCAGTTTAAGGAATACACATTTGTGTATGTAGACCGTGATGATTTGATTGATCTTTGTGCAGATCTGAGTGTTTTTGGCATCCCTAGCTTCGTTGCTTTTCAAGATGGGGAGGAATTGGGCCGTTTTGTAAGCAAGGATCGAAAAACAAAGGAAGAAATTGAAAAATTCATTAGTGGGTTGTCTAAATAA
- a CDS encoding DUF1444 domain-containing protein: MDSGKMRRELETRLKQENRTITYDREKEILRVESITTGKGIEISLNSAVAKWHEQGDKAIDEVVYYVREALEVMGRDPAITGKEAKIFPVIRSTSFPLESTEGKRFLTDDHTAETRIYYALDLGTTYRLMDEDLLRKENWEQDKIREIARFNLRSLPTDLKQDTVAGNTFYFLNTNDGYDASRILNERFLKEMEEKIQGSMTVAVPHQDVLIIGDILNETGYDVLAQIAMSFFTNGHVPITALSFLYDDGELEPIFILGKNRKS, translated from the coding sequence ATGGATAGTGGCAAGATGCGGCGTGAGCTGGAGACACGTTTGAAGCAGGAGAATCGGACCATCACATATGACAGGGAAAAGGAAATCCTGAGAGTGGAAAGTATTACTACTGGAAAAGGGATTGAGATTTCCCTCAATAGTGCTGTAGCGAAGTGGCACGAACAAGGTGATAAAGCAATTGATGAAGTTGTTTACTATGTGAGAGAGGCTCTGGAAGTTATGGGCAGAGATCCAGCTATCACAGGGAAAGAAGCGAAAATCTTTCCTGTTATTCGATCAACTTCATTTCCTTTAGAATCGACGGAGGGCAAACGTTTTTTGACGGATGACCATACGGCAGAAACCAGAATTTATTATGCGCTCGATCTTGGAACAACCTATCGCTTAATGGATGAGGATTTGCTGAGGAAAGAGAATTGGGAGCAGGACAAAATACGTGAGATAGCCCGATTTAATCTTCGTTCCCTGCCAACAGACCTTAAACAGGATACCGTTGCAGGGAATACCTTTTACTTCTTGAACACAAACGATGGCTATGATGCGAGCCGTATTTTAAATGAACGTTTTCTGAAAGAGATGGAGGAAAAAATTCAGGGAAGCATGACAGTGGCTGTACCCCATCAGGATGTCTTAATTATTGGTGACATCCTAAATGAAACAGGGTATGATGTATTGGCACAGATCGCTATGAGCTTTTTTACAAATGGACATGTTCCGATTACAGCTCTTTCTTTTTTGTATGATGATGGGGAGCTGGAGCCGATCTTTATATTAGGAAAAAATCGAAAATCATAA
- the ytpR gene encoding YtpR family tRNA-binding protein: MNIFYNREGIGDTLIISLKDIESAQVERKGDAARVFDPNTDETAGYNLFHASSYLNIHDNGLVEMDEDKLKIINQALAKNGFSEILEADFSPKFVVGFVTEKEKHPNADKLNICQVDVGTETLQIVCGAPNVEAGQKVVVAKVGAVMPSGLIIKDAELRGVASSGMICSARELALPNAPQEKGILVLEDSQYEVGSPFKEEIQN; the protein is encoded by the coding sequence ATGAACATTTTTTACAATCGTGAAGGTATTGGTGATACACTCATTATTTCTTTAAAGGATATTGAGTCTGCGCAGGTAGAGCGAAAAGGGGATGCAGCGCGCGTCTTTGATCCTAATACAGATGAAACAGCAGGATATAATCTTTTTCATGCATCCAGCTATTTAAATATCCATGACAATGGACTTGTAGAAATGGATGAAGACAAGCTTAAAATCATTAATCAGGCGCTTGCAAAAAATGGTTTCTCAGAAATATTAGAAGCTGATTTTTCACCTAAATTTGTGGTTGGTTTTGTAACGGAAAAAGAAAAGCATCCGAATGCTGATAAATTAAATATCTGCCAAGTGGATGTAGGCACTGAGACACTACAGATCGTTTGCGGTGCTCCAAATGTAGAGGCAGGACAAAAAGTGGTTGTAGCCAAGGTAGGAGCGGTTATGCCAAGTGGATTGATTATTAAAGATGCAGAGCTCCGCGGTGTTGCTTCAAGCGGAATGATATGTTCTGCACGCGAATTGGCTCTTCCGAATGCACCTCAGGAAAAAGGAATCCTAGTTTTGGAAGACAGCCAGTATGAAGTTGGTTCTCCATTTAAAGAAGAAATCCAAAACTAA